The DNA segment TACAGGTCGCGGGCGTACTCCAGGTAGCGTTCGGCGCCGACGTGTTCGGCCATGCCGATGGAGGAGATCGCGTCGTAGGGGCCGTCGCGGACGTCGCGGTAGTCCTGGACGCGGATCTCGACGCGGTCGGTGAGGCCCTCGTCGGCGACGCGCTTGCGGGCGAAGGCGGCCTGCTCCTGGGAGAGGGTGACGCCGACGACGCTCACCCCGTGCTCGCGGGCGGCGTGCACGGCCATCGAGCCCCAGCCGCAGCCCACGTCCAGCAGCCGCTGACCGGGCTTCAGACCGAGCTTGCGACAGACGAGTTCGAGCTTGTCGCGCTGGGCGGTCTCCAGCGAAACGCCTTCCTCCGGGGCCTCCCAGTAGGCGCAGGAGTACACCATGGACGGGCCGAGGACGAGGGCGTAGAAGTCGTTGCCCACGTCGTAGTGGTGGCTGATGGCCCGCTTGTCGGTGCGGCGGGTGTGCAGATGGCGCCGTCTGCGGACCTCCTCGCGCGGCGGGGCGGGCGGCAGCGGCGGACCGACGAGCCGGATCAGGTCGCGGACGGCGGCCCGCGCGGCGGGGTCGCGCACGGTGTCGGCGAGGGAGCGGCCGCCGCCCTCGTCGTCGTGCTCCCACAGCAGGCCGGCCATGGCGCCGAGGGCGGTGTAGAGATCGCCCTCGATGTCCAGGTCCCCGGCCACCCAGGCGCGGGCCATGCCCAGTTCGCCCGGCTTGAACAGCATGCGGCGCAGGGCGCGCCGGTTGCGCACGACGATCACGGGGGCCCCCGGCGGCCCGGCCTGGGAGCCGTCCCAGGCACGTACCCGCACCGGGAGGGGGGCTCCCAGCAGTTGTTCGGCGACACTCACCAAGCGCGACGCGGCGTCGGCCATGACGCACACCTCCAAGACGACGATCCCGGATGTCCGTTACCACGTAAACACCGCGCCGTACCCGGCACAGTCCCGCATTGGGGTTACGACAGGGCAAAACAGGGGGCGCGGCCGGGAACGCCGAAGGACCTCCCGCACCACGGATGGCGGAAGGTCCTTCGGGTCGGACAGGGTGAGGATGCTGACAGGAGGTCAGCTGGCCTTGGCCTTCTCCTCGGTCTTCGGCGCGGCGGCGACCGGGGCGGGCTTGGCGGCCTCGTAGAACTCCTCGCGCGGGTGCTCCATGGCGCCGAGGGCGACGACCTCGCGCTTGAGGAACATGCCGAGGGTCCAGTCCGCGAAGACGCGGATCTTGCGGTTGAAGGTCGGCATGGCCATACCGTGGTAACCGCGGTGCATGTACCAGGCGAGACGGCCCTTGAGCTTGATCTTCATCTTGCCCATGACGATCATCGCCACGCCCTTGTGCAGGCCGAGACCCGCGACGGCACCCTTGTTGGCGTGCTCGTAGTCCTTCTGCGGGAAGCCCCGCATGCCGGAGACCACGTTGTCGCCGAGGACCTTGGCCTGGCGCAGCGCGTGCTGGGCGTTCGGCGGGCACCAGGCGTTCTCGTTGCCCGCCTTGCGGCCGACGAGGTCGGGCACCTGGGCGTTGTCGCCGGCGGCCCAGATGTAGTCGGTGCCCTGGACCTGGAGGGTCGGGGCGCAGTCGACGTGGCCGCGCGGGCCGAGGGGCAGGCCGAAGCGGGTGAGGGCCGGGTTGGGCTTGACGCCCGCGGTCCAGACGATCGTGTCGGAGTCGACCTCGAGGCCGTTCTTCAGCACGACGTGGCCGTCGACGCAGGAGTCCATCGAGGTGGAGAGGTAGATCTCCACACCGCGGCTCTCCAGGTGCTCCTTGCCGTACTGGCCGAGCTTGGGGCCGACCTCGGGGAGGATCTTGTCGGCGGCGTCGACCAGGACGAAGCGCATGTCCTCGCGGGACACGTTCTTGTAGTACTTGGCGGCGTCGCGGGCCATGTCCTCGACCTCGCCGATGGTCTCCGCGCCCGCGAAGCCACCGCCGATGAAGACGAAGGTGAGCGCCTTGCGGCGGATCTCCTCGTCGGTCGTGGAGTCGGCCTTGTCCAGCTGCTCCAGGACGTGGTTGCGCAGGCCGATGGCCTCCTCGATGCCCTTCATGCCGATGCCCTGCTCGGCGAGGCCGGGGATCGGGAAGGTTCGCGAGACCGCGCCCATGGCGATGACCAGGTAGTCGAACGGCAGCTCGTACGCCTCGCCCACGAGGGGGGCGATCGTGGCGACCTTGCGGTCCTGGTCGATGGTGGTGACCCGGCCGGTGAGGACCTCCGCCTTCGGCAGCACGCGTCGCAGCGGTACGACGACGTGGCGAGGGGAGATGTTGCCGGCGGCGGTTTCGGGGAGGAAGGGCTGGTAGGTCATGTACGACCGGGGGTCGACGACCGTGACGGTCGCCTCTCCGAAGCGCATCTTCTTGAGGATGCGCCGAGCTGCGTACAGGCCTACGTACCCACCGCCTACTACGAGGATCCTGGGACGCTCCGTGGTGCTCATGCCATCGAGTATCCACCCGCCCCGAGGGGGTAGCTCGTGCGCCCCTTCACAAGCTTGGAGAGGGGGTGTGTTATCCTCCGCCACTCGCGTGACGCAGGTCATGTTCACAAGGGGGAACCCCACGTGAACGGGGTGCGTTGTCAATGCCGCTTGAGCTGGCTTTCCGACCCCTCAGACCCCTCCCGCGACACCCCGCGCAGACGCTCCGGACACCCCGCCGAAACCCCGTCGCAATACGGTCGTGATCATGCTCCAGGGGCCGTCCGGGCCCCGAACGGGTCAATGCGGACCCTTGCGTCCCCCACCGGGGCCGAATTCCTTGTGAAGAACTTCACGAAGGTTGTCCCGAGACCCCCGCGAAGCGGCGTGTCAGCCGCCCCACGAGGGCGCTCAAACGTCGTCCCGGCTGCTCAGCCGCACACTACCGGACGGTAACAAGCCGTGCCGGTACGGCCGTCGGAGCGGTCGCGCGGGATCAGGCGATGGACCACGCGATGCCGTCGAGGATGTCGTGCTCGCTGACGACGACCTCATCCGCGCCGATGCGCTCCATGATCGCGAGCAGCACGAGGGCGCCCGCGCCGATCACGTCCACCCGGCCGGGGTGCATGGAGGGGATCTCCGCACGCTCGGCGTGCGAGGAGCTGAGCAGCCACTCGGTGATCTGGCGGACCCGGGCCCGCGAGATGCGGGAGTGGTGGATGCGCGCGGAGTCGTACTCCGGCAGCTCCAGCGCGATGGCGGCCACCGTGGTGACCGAGCCCGCGAGCCCGACCAGGGTGCGCGCCTCGTCCAGCGGCACCGCCTCGGCGGCCAGGTCCAGCGCGGCGGCGATGTCGGCCCTTATGGCGGCGACCTGCTCGTGCGCGGGCGGGTCGGTGACCTTGCCGTCGTGCACCAGGTGCCGCTCGGTCAGCCGCACGCAGCCGATGTCCACCGACCGCGCGGCGCCCACACGGTCGTCCCCGACGACGAACTCGGTGGAGCCGCCGCCGATGTCCACCACCAGATACGGCTTCGCCGGACCGTCGCCGCCGGACAGCTCCCTGGTCGCGCCGGTGAAGGAGAACTCGGCCTCCTGGTCGCCGGTGATGACCTCCGGCTCCACCCCGAGGATGTCCACGACCCCGCGCACGAACTCGTCCCGGTTCTCCGCGTCGCGCGAGGCGGAGGTGGCGACGAACCGCACCTTCGTCGCGCCGAGGTCGCGGATGACCTGGGCGTACTCCCGGCACGCGGCGAAGGTGCGCTCCAGCGCCTCGGGGGCGAGGCGGCCGGTGCGGTCGACGCCCTGGCCGAGCCGCACGATCGTCATCCGGCGGTCCAGGTCGGTCAGTTCACCCGTCTCGGGGTCGGCGTCCGCGACCAGCAGGCGGATGGAGTTGGTGCCGCAGTCCACGGCGGCCACCCGGGTCATCGCTGCTCCTCCGCGCCGGACCCGGCCTCCGCCGCGCAGGCGTCGGGGACCACGCAGGGGCCCTTCGCCCACCACTCGGGCAGCATGGCGATGGCCTCGTCGCCCAGCGGGTTCACACCCGGTCCGGCGGCCAGCGAGTGGGCGACCAGGACGTGCAGGCACTTCACCCGGTCGGGCATGCCGCCGGCGCTGGGGAAGCCCGCCAGCACCTCGATCTCGTCCCGGCGCCGGATGTAGTCCTCGTGCGCCGCCCGGTAGGCCGCGGCCAGCTCCGGGTCGCTCTGGAGCCGCTCGGTCATCTCCTTCATGACGCCGTTGGCCTCCAGCGTGCCGATGGCCGAGGCGGCGCGGGGGCACGTCAGGTAGTACGTCGTCGGGAAGGGCGTGCCGTCGGGCAGCCGGGGCGCCGTCTCCACGACGTCCGGCTGGCCGCAGGGGCAGCGGTGGGCGATGGCCCGCAGGCCGCGCGGCGGGCGGCCGAGCTGGAGCTCGAAGGCGGCGATGTCCGCCTCGGTGGGCTCGGTGCGCGGGGTGTGGGGCGGGGGCGTTTCCATGACTGCTTCCGTAAGTGGCTTGTCTTCAAGTGGCTTGTCTTCGGTCACCGGCGGGTGCCGGTCACCGGTCGGAGGCGTCGGACTTGTCGACGCCGTCCCAGACGTTGGCGTACCAGGGCCGGTGGGCGGCGCCCCGGTCGGTACGGGACTGCTGGGCGGCACCCGGGTCGATCACGACGTACCCGGTCTCACCGGGCATCACATAGTGCAGCCTGCGTCGGATCTGCTGTTCGGCGTAGGCGTCGTCCTGCCAGCGGGCCTTGGCGTCCCTGAGCTGCTCGACCCGGGCGTGGGCCTGCTCCTGGCGGTGCCTCAGGTCCGCGATCTCGGCGCGCTGGGAGACGTACTGCCGCATCGGGTAGGCGAGCGCCACGATCATCGAGCAGAGCACCAGGGCCAGCAGGGCGGCGCGGCCGGTGAGCCGGGAGCGGCGGACCTGCCGCTTGGCCTGGGAGCGGTAGACGCGGGCCGCCGTCTGCTCACCGAGCAGCCGCAGCCTGGTCGTGGTGGAGAAACGGTCCCGGTCCCTCGCGGCCATCTGGCTCTCCGCCTCCACTGTGCCTGTGCGTCTTCTGCTGTGCTGCTGGCTCCGCCGCGCTGCTGGGTTCACACGCGCGTACGTCCCCGGACACGGTACGGGACCGCGTCCGGGGACGTACGTACGACGGGCGGGGCCGGCTCACGCCGACCCGCGCCGGATCAGCCCTTGAAGCGCGGGAAGGCGCTGCGGCCGGCGTAGACCGCGGCGTCGTCGAGGATCTCCTCGATGCGCAGGAGCTGGTTGTACTTGGCGACGCGCTCGGAGCGCGCCGGGGCGCCGGTCTTGATCTGACCGCAGTTGGTGGCGACGGCCAGGTCGGCGATGGTGACGTCCTCGGTCTCGCCGGAGCGGTGGGACATCATGCACTTGTAGCCGTTGCGCTGGGCCATCTCGACGGCGTCCAGGGTCTCGGTCAGCGAGCCGATCTGGTTGACCTTGACCAGCAGGGCGTTGGCGATGCCCTCCTCGATGCCGCGGGCGAGGCGCTCGGGGTTGGTGACGAAGAGGTCGTCGCCGACGATCTGCACCTTGTCGCCGATGCGGTCGGTGAGGACCTTCCAGCCCGCCCAGTCGTCCTCGAACAGCGGGTCCTCGATGGAGACCAGCGGGTAGGCCGCCACCAGCTCCTCGTAGTACTCCGTCATCTCGGCGGCGGAGCGCTCCTTGCCCTCGAAGAGGTACTTGCCGTCCTTGTAGAACTCGGACGCGGCGACGTCGAGCGCGAGGGCGATCTGCTCGCCGGGGGTGTAGCCGGCCTCCTTGATGGCCTCGAGGATGAGGTCGAGGGCCTCACGGTTGGAGCCGAGGTTCGGCGCGAAGCCGCCCTCGTCGCCGAGACCGGTGGCGAGGCCCTTGCTCTTCAGGACCTTCTTGAGGGTGTGGTAGACCTCGGCGCCCCAGCGGACGGCCTCGGAGAAGGACTCCGCGCCGATCGGAGCGATCATGAACTCCTGGATGTCCACGTTGGAGTCGGCGTGCGAGCCGCCGTTCAGGATGTTCATCATCGGCACCGGCAGCAGGTGCGCGTTGGGGCCGCCCAGGTAGCGGAAGAGCGGCAGGTCGCTGGCCTCGGAGGCGGCGTGGGCGACGGCGAGGGAGACGCCGAGGATGGCGTTGGCGCCGAGCGAGCCCTTGTTGTCGGTGGCGTCCAGGTCGAACATGGCCTGGTCGATCAGGCGCTGCTCGGTGGCGTCGTAGCCGACGAGCTCCGGGCCGATCTGCTCGATGACGGCCAGGACGGCCTTCTCGACACCCTTGCCCTGGTAGCGGTTCGGGTCACCGTCACGCAGCTCGATGGCCTCGAAGGCACCGGTGGAGGCGCCGGACGGGACGGCGGCACGACCCGTGCTGCCGTCGTCGAGGCCGACCTCGACCTCGACCGTGGGGTTGCCTCGGGAGTCCAGGATTTCCCGGGCTACGACGACGTCGATGGACGGCACGAGCATCTCCTTCATGGATGTGACGCGATGAGTGCGGGGCGTGCGCCGGATGGCATGCCTTGCGTCTAGAGCCTAACCGTCCCAGGGGCGTCGGCACTCGACCGACCGCCTCGTGGACGGGGTGGGACAGGGAGACGGTACCCATTGTTCCCGCCCGGAACAAAGGGTTCTGGGCAAAGGTTCCGGGTCGGCGGGGTGGACCGTCGCGGAACGCGCACCGCCCCGGCACGCGGGGGGAACGCGCACCGGGGCGGGGGGTCCGTCAGGGGACCGGAAGCTCGGGGCAGGACATCGGGGGCCTGCCGCCGAGCGGGTCGCGGTTACTTCAGGTGCAGCATCTGGCCGGGGAAGATGAAGTCGGCCTTCTCGACGATGTCCTTGTTCAGGTCGAACAGCTTCTTCCAGCCGCCCTCGACCTTGTGCTTGGCGGCGATGGAGCTGAGCGTGTCGCCCTTGACCACCTTGTACTCGCCGTCGCCCTTCTTGACCTTGTCACCGGTCGGGGTGGTGACGGTCTTGCTCGCGTCCGGACGCTCGGTGGAGCGGGAGGCGGCCTGGTCGTCGGCGGTGCGGTCGGAGGTGTCGGCCGCGGCCTTGTCGTCCGACGTGGTGTTCGTCGAGGGAGCCGGGCTCGCCGGGGCGGCGGAACCGCTGTACGGCGTGCTGGACAGGCCCGTGCCGCAGACCGGCCAGGCGCCCTTGCCCTGGGCGGAGAGCACCTTCTCGGCGACGGTGATCTGCTGTTCCTTGCTCGCCTTGTCGGCGGTGGCGGCGTACTGCGTGCCGCCGTACGCGGCCCAGGTGGAGGCGGAGAACTGGAGCCCGCCGTAGTACCCGTTGCCGGTGTTGATGGACCAGTTGCCGCCCGACTCGCACTGGGCGACGGCGTCCCACTCGGAACCGGTGGCGGCGGAGGCGCTGCCCGACGCCATCACCGGGCCCGCGACGGCCGCACCGGCGACACCGGCGAGCGCGAGGACACGGACGGTCTTGGACGGGCGACGGCGCTTGCCCTTGCTGGAGAACAGCATGGATCGATCCCCTCACCGACGCCTGCGAGGTGAGCTGTCGGGTTCGGGCCGGTTGAGTTGCCCGGCCACCCCTCCCCGGTACTTCTGGAAGGCGTGGCTCCACCCCAAGCCCGTTCCGGTGTCAGACACCGGTTCGGGCACCTACCTTGGGTCCCCCGCTCCTGCCTACGGCGCTTGACGCGACGACTGTCCCCGACGGCCGCTGGCAGGATTCGGCGTTGCGGCCACGGGTGCTCGTGGTGACGAGCGGTCCCGACCGTAGACATGCCGCGCGGCGAAATTCAAAGACGATCAGGTCTTCTGAGAGTCATCCCACACTTTCGCCAAATAGGACATATAAGAATATAGCGGGGCGTCAAATGCCGCCATGTGCCGCCCGTTCGCCCTATTCGCCCGGCACCTTCAGGGTCTGACCCGGGTCGACATGGTTCGGGTCGGCGCCGATGGCCTGCTTGTTCGCGGAGTAGAGGGCCTCCCAGCCGCCGTCCACGTCAAGGGAGTCGGCGATGGAGCCGAGGGTGTCACCGTCACGGACGGTGTAGGCGCTGCCCGCAGAGGCGGTGGCGTGGCGGCCCGTGCCGGCCGTGTGCTGATCCTCCGTCACGCTCTCGTCGGCGCTGCCGCCGCGGTGCCGGCCGCCGCCGAGGTCGCCGGTGTCGACGAGGCTCCAGGAGCCGCCGTCCTCCCACGACTCGTCGTCCTCCGCCGCGGGGGCGCTGGAGGGCGAACCGCCGTCCTTGTACCCGTGGTCGGTGGCCGGGGGCGCGGACGCGTCCGAACGGTCGGCGCCGGTGTCCTTCTTGGCGTCGCCTGCGGTGTCCTTCTCGCTCGCGCTCGGGGACGGCTTTCCGGTCTCCTTGGCGGAGTCGGACGACTCGGACGAGTCGGACGAGGGGGAGGAATTACCCAGTCCGGACGAGCCGGAACCATCGGACGAAGCGTCCGCGTCGGGAGCCTCGCTCGACGTGCCGTCACCCTTGTCCGAGCCGCTGTCACCGGTGGAGGGGGACTCGCTCACGCCCGTGTCGACGTCCACCGAGCCGGAGTTGGAGGTGAGTCCGGCGAGCAGGGCGCAGGTGGCCCAGTGGGTGGTGCCCTGGTCGGCCAGGATCTTCTCGGCCACCGAGATCTGCTGCGAACGGCTGGCCTGGTCGGCGCTGGCCGCGTACTGCGTGCCGCCGTACTTGTCCCAGTCGTCCTGGGATATCTGGAGGCCGCCGTAGTAACCGTTGCCGGTGTCGGCGCTCCAGGAGCCTCCGCTCTCGCACTCGGCGACCTTGTCCCAGGTGGTGCCGTCTGCCGCGTGGGCGCTCGCCGCCCCGAGGAGCGGGATGGCGATGGCCGACGTGGTCACGCCGGCCGCGA comes from the Streptomyces seoulensis genome and includes:
- a CDS encoding DUF501 domain-containing protein, with translation METPPPHTPRTEPTEADIAAFELQLGRPPRGLRAIAHRCPCGQPDVVETAPRLPDGTPFPTTYYLTCPRAASAIGTLEANGVMKEMTERLQSDPELAAAYRAAHEDYIRRRDEIEVLAGFPSAGGMPDRVKCLHVLVAHSLAAGPGVNPLGDEAIAMLPEWWAKGPCVVPDACAAEAGSGAEEQR
- a CDS encoding FtsB family cell division protein → MAARDRDRFSTTTRLRLLGEQTAARVYRSQAKRQVRRSRLTGRAALLALVLCSMIVALAYPMRQYVSQRAEIADLRHRQEQAHARVEQLRDAKARWQDDAYAEQQIRRRLHYVMPGETGYVVIDPGAAQQSRTDRGAAHRPWYANVWDGVDKSDASDR
- the eno gene encoding phosphopyruvate hydratase; protein product: MLVPSIDVVVAREILDSRGNPTVEVEVGLDDGSTGRAAVPSGASTGAFEAIELRDGDPNRYQGKGVEKAVLAVIEQIGPELVGYDATEQRLIDQAMFDLDATDNKGSLGANAILGVSLAVAHAASEASDLPLFRYLGGPNAHLLPVPMMNILNGGSHADSNVDIQEFMIAPIGAESFSEAVRWGAEVYHTLKKVLKSKGLATGLGDEGGFAPNLGSNREALDLILEAIKEAGYTPGEQIALALDVAASEFYKDGKYLFEGKERSAAEMTEYYEELVAAYPLVSIEDPLFEDDWAGWKVLTDRIGDKVQIVGDDLFVTNPERLARGIEEGIANALLVKVNQIGSLTETLDAVEMAQRNGYKCMMSHRSGETEDVTIADLAVATNCGQIKTGAPARSERVAKYNQLLRIEEILDDAAVYAGRSAFPRFKG
- a CDS encoding transglycosylase family protein, whose amino-acid sequence is MLFSSKGKRRRPSKTVRVLALAGVAGAAVAGPVMASGSASAATGSEWDAVAQCESGGNWSINTGNGYYGGLQFSASTWAAYGGTQYAATADKASKEQQITVAEKVLSAQGKGAWPVCGTGLSSTPYSGSAAPASPAPSTNTTSDDKAAADTSDRTADDQAASRSTERPDASKTVTTPTGDKVKKGDGEYKVVKGDTLSSIAAKHKVEGGWKKLFDLNKDIVEKADFIFPGQMLHLK
- a CDS encoding SAM-dependent methyltransferase yields the protein MADAASRLVSVAEQLLGAPLPVRVRAWDGSQAGPPGAPVIVVRNRRALRRMLFKPGELGMARAWVAGDLDIEGDLYTALGAMAGLLWEHDDEGGGRSLADTVRDPAARAAVRDLIRLVGPPLPPAPPREEVRRRRHLHTRRTDKRAISHHYDVGNDFYALVLGPSMVYSCAYWEAPEEGVSLETAQRDKLELVCRKLGLKPGQRLLDVGCGWGSMAVHAAREHGVSVVGVTLSQEQAAFARKRVADEGLTDRVEIRVQDYRDVRDGPYDAISSIGMAEHVGAERYLEYARDLYGLLKPGGRLLNHQIARRPQQDETAYEVDAFIDSYVFPDGELAPLGTTVTMLERAGFEVRDVESLREHYARTLRAWVTNLEGDWARATRLAGFGRARVWRLYMAASALAFERNQIGVNQVLAVRTPETGTSGLPARTRTWNT
- a CDS encoding NAD(P)/FAD-dependent oxidoreductase, which produces MSTTERPRILVVGGGYVGLYAARRILKKMRFGEATVTVVDPRSYMTYQPFLPETAAGNISPRHVVVPLRRVLPKAEVLTGRVTTIDQDRKVATIAPLVGEAYELPFDYLVIAMGAVSRTFPIPGLAEQGIGMKGIEEAIGLRNHVLEQLDKADSTTDEEIRRKALTFVFIGGGFAGAETIGEVEDMARDAAKYYKNVSREDMRFVLVDAADKILPEVGPKLGQYGKEHLESRGVEIYLSTSMDSCVDGHVVLKNGLEVDSDTIVWTAGVKPNPALTRFGLPLGPRGHVDCAPTLQVQGTDYIWAAGDNAQVPDLVGRKAGNENAWCPPNAQHALRQAKVLGDNVVSGMRGFPQKDYEHANKGAVAGLGLHKGVAMIVMGKMKIKLKGRLAWYMHRGYHGMAMPTFNRKIRVFADWTLGMFLKREVVALGAMEHPREEFYEAAKPAPVAAAPKTEEKAKAS
- a CDS encoding transglycosylase family protein, encoding MLSGNGRHRRPRQAPALLVAAGVTTSAIAIPLLGAASAHAADGTTWDKVAECESGGSWSADTGNGYYGGLQISQDDWDKYGGTQYAASADQASRSQQISVAEKILADQGTTHWATCALLAGLTSNSGSVDVDTGVSESPSTGDSGSDKGDGTSSEAPDADASSDGSGSSGLGNSSPSSDSSESSDSAKETGKPSPSASEKDTAGDAKKDTGADRSDASAPPATDHGYKDGGSPSSAPAAEDDESWEDGGSWSLVDTGDLGGGRHRGGSADESVTEDQHTAGTGRHATASAGSAYTVRDGDTLGSIADSLDVDGGWEALYSANKQAIGADPNHVDPGQTLKVPGE
- a CDS encoding Ppx/GppA phosphatase family protein, translated to MTRVAAVDCGTNSIRLLVADADPETGELTDLDRRMTIVRLGQGVDRTGRLAPEALERTFAACREYAQVIRDLGATKVRFVATSASRDAENRDEFVRGVVDILGVEPEVITGDQEAEFSFTGATRELSGGDGPAKPYLVVDIGGGSTEFVVGDDRVGAARSVDIGCVRLTERHLVHDGKVTDPPAHEQVAAIRADIAAALDLAAEAVPLDEARTLVGLAGSVTTVAAIALELPEYDSARIHHSRISRARVRQITEWLLSSSHAERAEIPSMHPGRVDVIGAGALVLLAIMERIGADEVVVSEHDILDGIAWSIA